The following nucleotide sequence is from Mucilaginibacter sp. cycad4.
TCTACCTTCATTAAAAGCAGTGTGATCAATGCCTCCGTTTATTACAGGAAGACCGATGATATTATTGAAAGCTATGTGCGTACTGTGCCTTATACAACGGTGGATAATAACGGTAACCCGGTTACCAGGGATGTTTCCCTTACCAATTACCTTAACGTTGGTAACAATAATTCTATTGGCGTAACCTTCTTTGGTTCAACAGAACTGTTCAAGGTGCTCACCATACGGGGCAACGTTAATGCGTTTACCTATAAACCGCAGGTGATTAGTAGTCTGCAGCAGGCAAGCCAGTCTACCTATGTTCAGTATAATGCCTTCATTAGCGGAACTGTGAAAATAAACAAGGCACTATCTGCCGAAACTTTTTTGATCCAGAACTCGGCAAGGAGAACCTTCCAGGGAACAAACCCATCTTTCAATTTGTGGGTGATCGGTTTGAAGCAGGATGTATGGAAAAAACGCGGAACCATTGGATTGAATATTACACAACCGTTTAAGGATTACAAAGACTTTACCTCCAATATCAACAGCGGCCCGCTTAGCCAAAGCAGCAGGTTCTCGGTGCCGTTCAGGTCTTTTGGCGTTAGTTTTGCCTATAATTTCGGCAAAATGAATTTTGGTCCGCAGATGCCTAAGAAGAAACGCGGCGTTAACAATGACGATTTAAAGCAGGGCGATAGCAATGGACAAGGCACACAAAATTGATAGACATATTAGGGGCTTTATCTTCTTAATGTATTTGAGGATGTTCTGTATCCATTGACCATGCATTCTAAAAAATAAACGGGTCGTCCTATAACACTTTAATTTGCTCAAATGCTTCTATAGCCAATAATTGGAGAGGTCATTAACGGGCACCATGCTTAATCTGATTCGAAATCTGCCTTTTTTAAGGCCACGGCCGGAAATTTGGTTAAGCAGCATACCAGTCGGGATATTTTAAATAATAATCCTTATAAATATCCCGGCTGGTTTGTTAGTATGATGCTATTTAAATGACTTAAAAGCCACCGCCGCTTGGTTTAATTGCGCTGCGCTGTTGGTTTGAGGGCCATTGTGTATGATGATCCGATACCTGAATGTTACTGATTCGCCTTTCTTTAAAGTAAGGTTCTTTTCAGATTTGCCATTGGTAAATACCTTTTCGCCCAGCGGATTGGCTGCAAACAGTCCGTAACCCCGGGCATGCCAAAAAGTAGGGTAATTAGGGTTTTGAGGATGATCGATAATGGTAACGCTTACCGAATCGGCTCCTATTTTACCGTATACCTTACACCATACGCCGCGGGTGCTCCAGGCATCATTTCCTGTTTTGCCTTCGCTGGTGAGGTAAGTGCCATTGGCTACCTTGTCGGTGCCTCCTTTTACTATGGTTACATTGCCTTTATCGTCGGTAAATTTCTGGTCGGCAGGGTCCGGAATCTGAAGCTCATGGGCCAGGCGTATGCCAAGCATCCCATCTTTGGCATCCTTAAAAAAAGCATCTGTGTCTGCAGTAAGCGTAGTTACACGGTCAATGATCCGTTCCTGGGCGTTTCCGCTAAATTCAAAACGCGTTTGTTCTTCCAGTATCACTTGCTTTTGCTGATTTGTCCAGTTAGCATGATAAGCCAATATGCCTTTCGTCCCATCTTTTGTTTCCAAAATTTTGTCGGTGCGGATCCAGCCATAACCATTCTTTTTAGCGGCCGGTATGGCATAGGAGTTATTCCAGAAATCGAGCCCGTTCAAATTTTCAAAGTTAAACCATAACCCTATGTGATGCGGGTGATCGGTAGGATCGCCGGGCCGTGGGGCCAGCGGAAAGCCGCGGGTTACCAATGTGCCGTTTGCCGACCGCAAAGGGTAGAGCACAGGTTTTTCTAAAGTATCCGGATACAGGAAACTGGTAAAGGGTTTTCCACCTACCAGGATATCTATTTTATTATTTGTTGCTTTTACCAGCTTTACGGGCTCGGCTTTTTGAGCTTGTACTACAGGAAACAATAGCATATTTGCGGCAACGGCAAGTCCCAGTTTTTTTATGATCTTCATTGCTTGATGTAAGGTTAAAAAAGGCCGTGCGCTAATGACAGGGCACAGCCAAAGTCAATAATGTTTGTGACTGTTCCGGCAATTAATATTTAAAAACTTTTCCATTAGCCATTACCTCCTGGGTAGCTTCATCAAAAGTGGCCTTGTAGCCGGTATGGACAGCTGCATTGGTCATGATGTTGGCTATCGAATGGCTGTAACCGGCCTCAACCGGGGCGTTTGGCTGCTTACGGCTGCGCACACATTCCATCCAGTTGCGTACGTGGTTTGAAGTAAGTACATCACCTCCGGTATTGGCCGACGCTACCACCTTTTCTGTGTTGGCCAGGCTAATCTCAGGCAGCAGGTTTGCCTTCATGTGCATGGCATCGGCCATTTTTTGAGTAAGACCTCCTTTTGGCGATACTGTATTGGTGATGAGGTTAAGCTCGCCGCCGTTTGAATAGTAAATTTCTGCCGGGTGCTCATCGCCATTGTGCATGCGTGAGCCAAACGTAACCTGGAAGCCGGTTGAAGGATCATTAAGCGGACCATAATCAAATGCAGCCAGTATGGTGTCCCAGTTGCGGCGCCCATCTTTCCACATATAGATACCGCCGTTGGCAACTACGCTGCGCGGATGTTTTAAGCCGGTAAACCAGTGTACGGTATCAATCTGATGGCTCATCCACTGTCCGGGCAATCCTGACGAGTATGGCCAGAACAGGCGGTACTCCAGGTATTTACGCGGGTCGAAATCTTCATAAGGCCGGTTCATGATAAAGCGTTTCCAGTCGGTATCCTGTTCCTTCAACTGTCCTAATAACTCTGGCCGGCGCCAGCGGCCTGGTTGGTTCACATTCCAGGTAAGCTCAACCATGGTGATAGGGCCAAACTTGCCCGAACTGATAAATTCATTGGCTGCATGATAATTAGCGCCGCTTCTGCGCTGCGACCCAATTTGCACAATTTTACCCGATTCCTTTACGGCTTTTAAGGCAGCCCGGTTATCTTCCATGGTTTCGGCAAATGGTTTTTCTACATAAGCATCACAGCCGGCCTTTACCGCTTCAATAGCATGGCGTGCATGCTGAAAATCAGCAGTGCTGATGAATACGGCGTCCACGCTTTTACTATCGTATAATTCTTCATTATTGCGGTAAGCCTTTACATCATGCTGCATTTTTTCTTTCCAGAGGGCAGAGCCTTCCTCACGCCGTTTGTTCCAGATATCAGATACGGCTACCACATCAAAGTTGAGTTCTTTATAATGGTTCATGAAACTGGGCACATGCGAGCTTTTGTGCCTGTCTGAAAAGCCTACCACCCCAACCCTGACCCGGTCATTGGCGCCAATGATACGTTTATAACTTTGTGCGCTCCAGCTTTTGGGGGCAAGCATAATTCCGGCCCCGGCTAACGAGGCCTGCCTGATAAAGGTACGGCGTGATTTTTCCATGTAGT
It contains:
- a CDS encoding PmoA family protein, whose protein sequence is MKIIKKLGLAVAANMLLFPVVQAQKAEPVKLVKATNNKIDILVGGKPFTSFLYPDTLEKPVLYPLRSANGTLVTRGFPLAPRPGDPTDHPHHIGLWFNFENLNGLDFWNNSYAIPAAKKNGYGWIRTDKILETKDGTKGILAYHANWTNQQKQVILEEQTRFEFSGNAQERIIDRVTTLTADTDAFFKDAKDGMLGIRLAHELQIPDPADQKFTDDKGNVTIVKGGTDKVANGTYLTSEGKTGNDAWSTRGVWCKVYGKIGADSVSVTIIDHPQNPNYPTFWHARGYGLFAANPLGEKVFTNGKSEKNLTLKKGESVTFRYRIIIHNGPQTNSAAQLNQAAVAFKSFK
- a CDS encoding Gfo/Idh/MocA family oxidoreductase, giving the protein MEKSRRTFIRQASLAGAGIMLAPKSWSAQSYKRIIGANDRVRVGVVGFSDRHKSSHVPSFMNHYKELNFDVVAVSDIWNKRREEGSALWKEKMQHDVKAYRNNEELYDSKSVDAVFISTADFQHARHAIEAVKAGCDAYVEKPFAETMEDNRAALKAVKESGKIVQIGSQRRSGANYHAANEFISSGKFGPITMVELTWNVNQPGRWRRPELLGQLKEQDTDWKRFIMNRPYEDFDPRKYLEYRLFWPYSSGLPGQWMSHQIDTVHWFTGLKHPRSVVANGGIYMWKDGRRNWDTILAAFDYGPLNDPSTGFQVTFGSRMHNGDEHPAEIYYSNGGELNLITNTVSPKGGLTQKMADAMHMKANLLPEISLANTEKVVASANTGGDVLTSNHVRNWMECVRSRKQPNAPVEAGYSHSIANIMTNAAVHTGYKATFDEATQEVMANGKVFKY